The Methanohalophilus portucalensis genome window below encodes:
- a CDS encoding response regulator: MPEKELDDKILSLLEKNPALSAVELADVLNVSEKAVQARLGEMGDSRQTILIIDDEPDAIIAAKRALQAEGYNVIEAYNGKTGLEAIEEKTPDLILLDVMMPDMDGFEVCKHLKEDELHNHIPIIMLTAKGEVDDRVEGIETGADDYITKPFNLRELKARIRMVLRRKQD; encoded by the coding sequence ATGCCCGAAAAAGAACTTGACGATAAGATACTCAGTCTTCTTGAAAAGAATCCGGCCCTTTCTGCAGTCGAACTGGCAGATGTACTGAACGTATCTGAAAAAGCAGTACAAGCAAGACTTGGAGAGATGGGAGATTCCAGGCAAACTATCCTGATAATAGATGACGAGCCCGATGCTATAATTGCTGCAAAAAGAGCATTGCAAGCAGAAGGATATAATGTTATTGAGGCCTATAACGGGAAAACCGGTCTCGAAGCAATTGAGGAAAAAACACCCGACCTTATCCTCCTGGATGTAATGATGCCGGACATGGATGGTTTTGAAGTGTGCAAACACCTGAAAGAAGATGAACTGCATAACCACATACCTATAATAATGCTTACCGCAAAAGGTGAAGTTGATGACCGGGTAGAAGGAATTGAGACAGGTGCAGACGATTATATTACAAAACCTTTCAACCTGAGAGAACTGAAGGCCCGCATTAGAATGGTATTACGCCGGAAACAAGACTGA
- a CDS encoding sensor histidine kinase, which yields MFFSNRRYNIIIITFIALLFIGSVIFLGARSNLEVQEIFEEQYTEQQTLNARQISSGVTEFLNEKIVALEVIAGAENGVPDDFYMRSFKSLYERSQGFYALQYIDENGTIASGYPEDRTPLGYNLYENNMDQAFQKTKTMGRTYITNPTYTFEDELAMYVWVPVYSGNDFKGTVLAIIRIEEITERVIQSYDSSAGYVYIIDDRGNLLYHSDNPNETGKNYFDILNEPDQDRLYILGEQTEGKEGTGRFEELNENNGLEEKLVSYVPIKWYNQVWSVGVVTPVPFITSIVRSIYLKQATFMIITTFFILFFTSLISLIFLSWNRKLEEEVHKKTELLENSNQRLQKLNRVKNEFLSMVSHELKTPLTAMRTSSEFLREEECDKETQEEMLDLIIRNIDRQSRMVDDLLDISRIESGRMVFKEEKINLKEIIDNAIQMMEPMATKNGIRIERDLDNDSRVKADKDKLLRVFVNLLNNAIKFTANKGENIKIETEEAGDFVEISVIDSGIGIPEKEQDKIFEKFYQVDSTSRRKVGGSGLGLAIIKGIIEGQGGSIRVKSEPGLGSTFTFTLRKWEE from the coding sequence ATGTTTTTCAGTAATCGACGATATAACATAATAATCATAACTTTCATTGCCCTTCTTTTTATAGGTTCTGTTATTTTTTTGGGGGCACGTTCAAACCTCGAGGTACAGGAAATCTTTGAGGAGCAATATACAGAACAACAGACCCTCAATGCAAGACAAATATCATCGGGCGTCACAGAATTTCTGAATGAGAAGATCGTAGCCCTGGAAGTAATAGCAGGTGCTGAAAATGGAGTTCCTGATGACTTCTATATGAGATCTTTCAAATCCCTGTACGAAAGGTCACAGGGATTTTATGCCCTTCAGTATATCGATGAAAACGGCACCATTGCCTCTGGTTATCCTGAAGATAGAACACCCCTGGGATATAACCTGTATGAAAACAACATGGATCAAGCTTTCCAAAAAACAAAAACAATGGGCAGGACCTATATTACCAATCCTACATACACGTTTGAAGACGAACTTGCAATGTATGTTTGGGTTCCCGTCTATTCTGGAAATGATTTTAAAGGAACGGTCCTGGCAATAATACGTATCGAGGAAATCACAGAAAGGGTCATACAAAGTTATGATTCATCTGCCGGTTATGTCTATATTATCGACGACAGAGGGAATCTGCTGTATCACAGTGACAACCCGAATGAAACAGGGAAAAATTATTTTGACATTCTCAATGAGCCCGATCAGGACCGTCTTTACATACTTGGGGAACAGACGGAAGGAAAAGAAGGTACAGGACGTTTTGAGGAACTCAATGAAAACAATGGACTGGAAGAAAAACTCGTATCATATGTACCAATAAAATGGTACAATCAAGTATGGTCTGTGGGTGTTGTGACACCAGTACCTTTCATAACCTCAATTGTACGCTCCATATACCTGAAACAGGCAACCTTCATGATAATAACGACATTTTTCATCTTGTTCTTCACCTCATTAATATCATTGATCTTTTTATCCTGGAATCGTAAACTGGAGGAAGAAGTACATAAAAAAACCGAACTACTTGAAAATTCCAACCAGCGCTTGCAAAAACTCAACCGCGTGAAAAATGAATTCCTGTCCATGGTATCACATGAATTGAAAACTCCTCTCACAGCCATGCGCACATCAAGTGAATTCCTCCGGGAAGAAGAATGTGACAAAGAAACACAGGAAGAAATGCTTGACCTCATTATCCGCAATATAGACAGGCAATCCAGAATGGTTGATGATCTGCTTGATATTTCCCGCATTGAATCAGGCAGGATGGTTTTCAAAGAGGAAAAGATCAACCTCAAAGAAATCATTGATAATGCAATCCAGATGATGGAACCGATGGCAACAAAAAATGGAATTAGAATTGAAAGAGATTTGGATAATGATTCCCGGGTCAAAGCAGATAAAGATAAACTGTTGAGGGTTTTTGTCAATTTGCTCAACAACGCTATCAAATTCACAGCCAATAAAGGTGAAAACATAAAAATTGAAACTGAAGAAGCGGGAGATTTCGTGGAAATAAGTGTCATAGACAGTGGTATAGGCATACCTGAAAAAGAGCAGGATAAAATATTTGAAAAATTCTATCAGGTAGACAGTACCTCCCGCCGCAAAGTGGGGGGTAGTGGCCTTGGGCTTGCGATTATCAAAGGAATAATAGAAGGCCAGGGTGGTTCCATAAGGGTAAAAAGTGAGCCAGGACTTGGCAGCACATTTACATTTACATTGAGGAAGTGGGAAGAATGA
- a CDS encoding DUF3887 domain-containing protein — translation MKKIVMICVVLFLLTAGCLHDSEEQRTKEYADPIANQLIRGMQQDNYTLFSEKFTPTMKKALPEETFYEVNGMLMSTVGKPVSLEFLKSVEGERFVTIVYTVTFEDGSEGLFSIALKEENGETKVAGAWIDSPKLRQEQENVTL, via the coding sequence ATGAAAAAAATAGTAATGATATGTGTAGTTCTGTTCTTGTTGACAGCAGGATGCCTGCATGATTCAGAAGAACAACGTACAAAGGAATATGCAGACCCCATTGCAAACCAGCTTATCAGGGGGATGCAACAGGACAATTACACGCTTTTTTCGGAAAAATTCACACCTACTATGAAAAAGGCCCTGCCAGAGGAAACCTTCTATGAAGTGAACGGGATGTTGATGTCCACCGTAGGCAAGCCTGTATCACTGGAATTTCTCAAGTCTGTTGAAGGAGAGAGGTTTGTAACTATTGTTTATACCGTTACATTTGAAGACGGTTCTGAAGGATTGTTCAGTATCGCCTTAAAAGAAGAAAATGGGGAAACAAAGGTTGCTGGTGCCTGGATCGATTCCCCGAAATTGCGTCAGGAACAGGAAAATGTGACCCTTTAA
- a CDS encoding DUF169 domain-containing protein, producing MKIEEINQMGKELKDLLKLKNPPVAVALVPETHEVPEGINKVEEKMRHCQMVDKVRKEESEFYALVDDQQCKGGAAVMGLQEMAPKLANGDVYYNLNRYKTINSARRTMQQVPRLKAGSTKAVLYGPLDKVSFIPDVVLVIDTPKKAMQLSQALLHRFGGRVNANFAGIQSLCADGVVQPYKDGHISASLGCGGSRKYANVAEDEMIIGIPVERLHDMIEAAHEMFG from the coding sequence ATGAAAATTGAAGAAATAAACCAGATGGGAAAAGAATTGAAAGACCTTTTAAAACTCAAAAATCCACCAGTAGCTGTTGCGCTTGTGCCTGAAACTCATGAAGTACCTGAAGGTATCAATAAAGTTGAAGAAAAAATGAGACACTGCCAGATGGTAGACAAAGTTCGCAAAGAGGAAAGCGAATTCTATGCCCTGGTTGATGACCAGCAATGCAAAGGAGGTGCAGCTGTTATGGGACTACAGGAAATGGCACCCAAACTTGCCAACGGGGATGTCTATTACAACCTGAACAGGTATAAAACAATCAACTCCGCAAGACGTACTATGCAACAGGTTCCCAGACTCAAAGCAGGGTCTACAAAAGCAGTATTATATGGTCCTCTGGACAAGGTGAGCTTCATCCCGGATGTGGTACTTGTTATTGATACACCTAAAAAGGCAATGCAACTCTCACAGGCCCTTTTGCACCGTTTCGGTGGCCGTGTGAATGCAAACTTCGCGGGAATCCAGAGTCTTTGTGCTGACGGAGTTGTCCAGCCTTATAAAGATGGACACATAAGTGCATCTCTGGGATGTGGCGGAAGTCGAAAGTATGCCAATGTTGCAGAAGATGAAATGATAATCGGCATCCCTGTGGAAAGGCTGCATGATATGATAGAAGCAGCTCATGAGATGTTTGGCTGA
- a CDS encoding YIP1 family protein translates to MSEIINVLTNPDSFFKEKMTERIQFKMPALIVVLNALMGAISGYIMVKAILSSAAVGGGFAGAGAIFVAVGGFLGVLVLWPIYTAVFYGLSALFGGEGSFKRSLEFVGYGYIPVLLNSIFGLYAINQVSDSLRASSANPAQIAQMLSNDPIMQVATLVGIIFQLWSANIWIFGLKNARNLNLRGALISVGIPIGLLILYSLISYIGGIA, encoded by the coding sequence ATGAGTGAAATCATCAATGTACTTACAAACCCTGACAGTTTCTTCAAAGAAAAAATGACGGAAAGAATTCAGTTTAAAATGCCTGCTCTCATTGTGGTTCTGAATGCCTTGATGGGAGCAATTTCTGGTTATATAATGGTAAAGGCAATTTTGTCATCCGCAGCTGTTGGGGGAGGATTTGCAGGAGCGGGTGCAATTTTTGTTGCTGTGGGAGGATTCCTTGGCGTCCTTGTCTTATGGCCGATCTACACAGCAGTTTTCTATGGACTGTCAGCCCTGTTTGGCGGAGAAGGCTCATTTAAGCGCAGCCTTGAGTTTGTCGGTTATGGTTACATCCCGGTTCTATTGAATTCTATCTTTGGTCTGTATGCTATAAACCAGGTATCAGATTCTCTCCGGGCATCTTCTGCAAATCCCGCACAGATAGCCCAGATGCTTTCCAATGATCCCATAATGCAGGTTGCAACACTTGTTGGTATCATATTCCAACTGTGGAGTGCCAATATCTGGATTTTTGGTCTCAAGAATGCACGTAACTTAAACCTTCGTGGGGCCTTGATTTCTGTAGGAATTCCTATCGGTCTCCTTATTCTCTATTCCCTCATTAGTTATATTGGAGGGATTGCGTGA